A window from Canis lupus familiaris isolate Mischka breed German Shepherd chromosome 18, alternate assembly UU_Cfam_GSD_1.0, whole genome shotgun sequence encodes these proteins:
- the RPLP2 gene encoding 60S acidic ribosomal protein P2 — MRYVASYLLAALGGNTSPSAKDIKKILDSVGIEADDDRLNKVISELNGKNIEDVIAQGIGKLASVPAGGAVAVSAAPGSAAPAAGAAPAAAEEKKDEKKEESEESDDDMGFGLFD, encoded by the exons ATGCGCTACGTCGCCTCCTACCTGCTGGCCGCCCTCGGGGGCAACACCTCCCCCAGCGCCAAGGATATCAAGAAGATCCTGGACAGCGTGGGCATCGAGGCGGACGATGACCGGCTCAACAAG GTCATCAGCGAGCTCAACGGGAAAAACATCGAGGACGTGATCGCTCAGG GTATTGGCAAGTTGGCCAGTGTGCCTGCTGGTGGGGCTGTGGCCGTGTCTGCCGCCCCAGGGTCTGCAGCTcctgctgctggtgctgcccCAGCCGCAG cggaggaaaagaaagatgagaagaaagaggagTCCGAGGAGTCAGACGACGACATGGGATTTGGCTTATTTGATTAG